CTATTGCCAAGAATCATTTAGTTTAATCCTTATTCTCAGacggtttttaatttttatacatttaacaGATCggaattcaaaaattatttaaatactctAGTTTTATTATCTTCTAAGCATTTGAAAATGTGCAACTTAACTATTgaaacattgtttattttattaaaagcacCGTTAAGCACCAAATACTTTATAtagctctttttaaaaaaaattataaaattacttcCTCCAGGTTGTGATGCATCTATGTGATGCTATTATGATGGAATTTATTTAGTGTTTATTGTTGTAAAGGCATTTCTAATTCATCagaaattttcaataaatcagAAATGCTCAAGAAACATGTCAGTGTTTTGTTATTTCACTGAAGTCAACAGACGTCAGTGAAATAACGAAAAAtcaatctttaattaaattaaaaaacaattctttgGTTTAAGAAATATTAGAGTCAtttcttaaacaaaagaaaaaaacgaagttttttgatattataatgagaagttttaacttataattatttttaacttataattattGCAAATGTTCATTATATTTGGTTCTAAATTAATCAATGTTACTATACTAGaatgattaaatttaatgataataaaaaaaattattcgtcATTTTATTCTACTCGTACAACCCCCCCGCCCCCATCGCCCTATAAATACGTGTTCGCTCCGACCccgtatatttatatatgtgtgtgtgtgtgtgtttgtgcttgtgtgtgtgtgtgtgtgtgtgtgtgtgtgtgtgtgtgtgtgtgtgtgtgtgtgtgtgtgtgtgtgtgtgtacagtGTTATATAGTACcacataaataatgtaaaaaataaagtataatatgaAAAAGCCTTGTAGTCtatgcatttaatttttttttaattaataaactgtAAAGTAAATTTTCACTTACGGTAACTTGGGTAGATTTAATGTGACGCTAGCTAATACTTCTTCACCAAATGCAACATAGCCAAAGAATCCCATTGCTATGTAAAGAATAGCTACAGTTGCCATTGATGTATCAAGAAcccaaaaaaaatcttcttgttTTCGCATTTTATTCTCTATTGGAAGTACCTACAATAGATAAGTTGTATTAttatgatacaaaaaaaatttaaaacgctaatattttaaatttcatttaaccgATTTGTTTTTTGTGTCTAATATGGACACGCTCttaatacaagtaaaaaaaaaaaatgcggcGTAAGCACACTGAATGCGTACGCGGCCACCGCATCCCCTCTATAACAATAACTGTTCAGCTAGTTTCTgctgttgtaaataaaaaatatgctgaacttttataaaatttttatttttagattcagttccaaaaaatagaaaaatatcttACAACGCCAATGCCTTCAAAAGCAAATAATGCAGTTCCAAAAAATAACGGAAATTCTCGAATTGGTTTTGATGCAGGATATATAGCTGGATTTTGCAGATTAAAAAGAAGATACTGAAATGTTCCCACCAATCCaaagaaacataaaacatttgcGAAGGTAGACAAATACGCAATAAAGTTTAACTTTCGTATAAACGATAACAAAAGGACTGGTGCTAAAACTATCAATATCCAGATGCGAACCTCATACATTCCAAACAcctatgaaaataaaaagtgaaaactAAATTACAACGTTACAAAGTTGAAGATATTACAACGTTACAAAGTTCAAACTAACGGCTTATGGCTGAAATAATCTTAAGCCAACAGGcctaattactttttataaaattgtgttatgaaaaatttatctaatatttacCTGAGCTAAATTTTCAGcaacaaacaaaaagtaaacaCAACAGAATCCAAGTTGAGTGAGTACAAGAAAGACATCAATAGTTAATctaaattaatcaaaagagtGCCAtacaaatttgaaataaaaagttgttacgTTAGCAtaagtcatatttttcaaacatcATAACGTATTATGTTTATCATactcataactttttattttgtatatttaaaaaaaaaagaaacagtaaatttaaagtaaaaaatgcaaattaataGTAAGAACCTGGCAATGTATTTTGGTTTTTCGCCGTATTCGGAAAATATTTCTTCAGCAACTTCACCATAGTCGTAATTTTCAACATTGTTTCTATAACAACGAAATTGTTTCAATAAACTAACtgttagtaataattattatatattgctattaattattgttatttgaaTTTACTTCAGTATTAAAACTCACTTTTGACTTAAGTAGCGACTGCACAACACTATTAAATGCATACAATGAACTGAAATAACAGCGATAATAGCCAATACAGTTGGTCCAACCttgaaagaaattatttttttgaccaataacataatataactAAATGTAACAAACACACACTTACGGATATATAAACCTCTAAAGTATATGTAAattcaaacttaaaatttatataaattaaaaaaaaaaaaaactattaactcgATCTATCAAAGATTTCACTGGCacataattctaaaataaactgTAGGAATAAAACGTATGGTCTCTTTACAGAGGAGTATTTCTTATTATCCTAAgattttaagttgttttgaaaaaaatgaactcTGTAACTAATAAAATCGAGACGCaacacacaaaataaaatcGAGACACAACACACAAAATAAAGTAAACTGAACGAAACCACTtctcattaaaacatttttgaaaaatggcttttaaacaaacttattgttttaacaaaaagaatCGCTCAGctacatcaaaaataaaaaaatttattttagtaccAGAATACttgaaaacatcaaataaaattcGTTTAAGAAATAAGTGACGAAAACCATGAGAGTGTGATACTTACAcagtttaacaaaacaaaaacaaaaaattttttcgttGATGGCTTGAAATgtattctatttttaacaataattattcatTAAAGTTTCAACAGGTTTGTAGTTTTAATTTCAATCACGtgaaacaagataaaaaaaaacaagtttttaatttataatcaaaatacatatatagattttaatacatatatataaaatatatatgttttttaattatctaaaaattcaTTTGTTCCAAATAGCAATGCATCATATTTAGaatgaatcaaaatttaatgtcaTAATGTACATCTAAgtatttaacttataaatgAAACGCaagagttcaaaaaaaaaaagtaatacatttaaaaaatacaaaaaagttatacataataatgtatttcaaaaaagattatctCTTGCCTTATACCAAGAAACAGTTTcaggataaaaaatttgatttttttttttcaatatttttcattttatgtttttgatttcTTAAGGTAGATTtgtgtatttgttaatttaaatattatgtcgtaaaaaaaacaaaaaaaccgaagaagtcatttttttatgtatttgaaACAATGAACTTACAAGAACTCCTGAATGTTTAATAGCTGATGGTAAACCAAGAATTCCAGTTCCAATATTTCCTTTGAGAATGTGCATCGCTACTTGCCATTTCCTTTAAAACAcagaaatttatgaaaataatagtttattttaaactactCGTATTcagctgtttttaaaacattttagaggTTAAGTTATAACCCGCTGACCTAAATTATAACCCGCTGACCATTTTAAACTGAGCAagtacaaaagtaataaaattgtgTATAACAATACAATACAGAACGACGCGTAAACCATTTAATCATGTGTTCCATATTGTGTTCTATATTGTGTTCTATATTGTGTTCTATTTTGTGTTCTATTTTGTGCTCTATGTTGTGCTTATGGTTTTgcaggaaagaaaaaaattgttttttaggttaatatttaatattgatatctaattaaataaataattaaataaaaaatttaatctaatagtgtattttaaaatatgttttgaacaaattaaaacattaacatgcaaagaaaaactgttttgtgttcaaaataacataaaaatgtgAGATAAGAGACCTTCATTCGGCGTTTTATTACGTGGAATTCATACTTATTTTATCCTAAAACGGTAAGTGAGATACGAGTTTctattttttccataattataaaaataatgtagtttaaattaatgataaaaaaatattagtttgagGCATTTGTCCAgccattttaataataaactttgtgtAGCGTTGCGTTTACTCATATCAACATTAATAGTtgagcttttattaaaattaaatacatataaactcaaaacaaaatgcaaaatacaataaatttttgtaatatatgatAATACAATTTACATTTAGTCATTATCACTACCTACTTTATATCATGGCTAAATACTTAGTATAAGTTAATTGGTAATACTACCACAGATTATATGATACTATCTCTGTTCACTCGAGATGTTAACAAACACAACAGAAATACGGTTCTGTAGTATTACTACCGTATTATATGGTATAAAAGATTATCTTCTATACCGTGCAAAAACTATGAGTATTATCACCACGACAAAATCAGTGCAGGCATAAAATTCTTATTAAGTATGATATCATTACGATTTACGATCTTTATCAAAtggacaattttttaaataaattattaattaatgtgttattaggaaaaaaatacGAGCTATGAGGAGGAGGGGGGGGCAAATGCTCCTTTGCTTaaactccccccccccctcccttctCAAATACGCCCTTGGGGAAATATCTTTCATCTGGACGTTTTCACTTATCCAAGTTTTCTTATTCttctaaaaagatttaaaaattcattcgATGGTTCAACTTTACCTGGATTATTCCATCGGGTTCATATTTTATACACCTGAGATTAGTAACAACAAGATCCtcatttttcttattcttttctTTGCAGGACTAATGGTTTCAACAAGATAGAAGCTACTATACTTTCTAAAAAAGTGTGTTCCAGTTAGACTACCTTGTGTGGATGTGGGTTTATTTGGGCCATCTTACAAACTTCAACATACTTACTTAGTGAATTCTTGGTAAATTCACTTGGTGAAttctagattttttaattttttttctatgttacTATGAATAATATCACATTCCATTTGCGTAGCTAGCTAGAGATGGCAGTGCTCATTATTGGATTTCAGATTATACATTGTAAAATGATGaactttaagttttcttttgaagTATAAAGATGCAACTTTTAGAGAAGAGCACAACAGAAGCGCTTGAACATCCATTGTGAAAACAACTACATCTTCGCTACTTTCCTTTTTGAAATTGCTCTTTTCACCTCTTGCTTCGTCTTTTCTTGAAGTATGTTGGGCATAAACAGTTTGGTCAATGTTTCCTTACTTATATGCACAATAAACGTCACCCTGATCTTTCTTCGGTGTAAAAAAAACGAGATTACAATCCTCAAAAATCCTTTCTTTCCCTTGTAATGCCTAAAAAGCTCAGCCTTTAACTGCTAGGGggtttctatttaaaattttgttgtgtCTTTTCTACAATAATGTGCTTCAAGTCTGGACAAACTAccaaaaaaacttcataaaaagttttcttaaatgTTTTCCTTTCACCGCCTTTGTGTTACCCTCAGTTTCGGCCTCTTTTTTATCCTCAAGAGGCTTTTACACCTAAAAAATCTACATTTTCTTCGT
The nucleotide sequence above comes from Hydra vulgaris chromosome 09, alternate assembly HydraT2T_AEP. Encoded proteins:
- the LOC100204140 gene encoding proton-coupled amino acid transporter 1 isoform X1 translates to MDKNCAEGSGKNDFSSKSPKNTYKTDSYLQAQRNDASDDRLGDTTSNITSRKESELLEKWQVAMHILKGNIGTGILGLPSAIKHSGVLVGPTVLAIIAVISVHCMHLIVLCSRYLSQKNNVENYDYGEVAEEIFSEYGEKPKYIARLTIDVFLVLTQLGFCCVYFLFVAENLAQVFGMYEVRIWILIVLAPVLLLSFIRKLNFIAYLSTFANVLCFFGLVGTFQYLLFNLQNPAIYPASKPIREFPLFFGTALFAFEGIGVVLPIENKMRKQEDFFWVLDTSMATVAILYIAMGFFGYVAFGEEVLASVTLNLPKLPFYVIVKLSYTLAIFLTYFIQFYVPMEILIPPLQRGAGKNCKLASDAFMRISMVTVTCALAISIPQLDNFISLIGATVAAALALIFPPILYIKCFWNEDIGKFEIIKNLTISLLGFIGAVTGTYITCEAIVEGFKKSEQLNENKGEFFSIVLNSTLPWF
- the LOC100204140 gene encoding neutral amino acid uniporter 4 isoform X2, with the protein product MDKNCAEGSGKNDFSSKSPKNTYKTDSYLQAQRNDASDDRLGDTTSNITSRKESELLEKWQVAMHILKGNIGTGILGLPSAIKHSGVLVGPTVLAIIAVISVHCMHLIVLCSRYLSQKNNVENYDYGEVAEEIFSEYGEKPKYIARLTIDVFLVLTQLGFCCVYFLFVAENLAQVFGMYEVRIWILIVLAPVLLLSFIRKLNFIAYLSTFANVLCFFGLVGTFQYLLFNLQNPAIYPASKPIREFPLFFGTALFAFEGIGVVLPIENKMRKQEDFFWVLDTSMATVAILYIAMGFFGYVAFGEEVLASVTLNLPKLPRIGDKYPST